In one Cyprinus carpio isolate SPL01 chromosome B2, ASM1834038v1, whole genome shotgun sequence genomic region, the following are encoded:
- the LOC109078943 gene encoding dynein light chain Tctex-type 4-like isoform X1: MHLVPGHSRTPSFPLDGIKCVLESFFIMANQPLPLSQETLAQFNRSMSTEPGASGPPRRRLGSISTRRSSKDQSKDQPHHRPLFLRSMTLPSSESSFLSPTVSNSHISMGKRFSFAGWHQGGRVSFSGLYLQQPIQEVYVENTYRMGPEPGCRFNASRTQQILQATLDSYLEGVCYSPDSCSQLCQMLADLVLSKLKDVNPPRYKVVCQVVVGQSGKQGIRVSSRSLMNPNTDNYTSAVFHNHSLFAVALVHGLYFE, from the exons ATGCACCTGGTGCCTGGACATTCCAGAACACCGTCTTTTCCCCTGGATGGAATCAAATGTGTTCTGGAAA GTTTCTTCATCATGGCCAATCAGCCTCTACCACTGTCTCAGGAGACTTTAGCTCAGTTCAATCGCTCCATGTCCACAGAACCAGGTGCCTCGGGGCCTCCAAGGCGACGTCTGGGCTCTATCTCCACTCGCCGAAGCTCCAAAGACCAATCCAAGGACCAGCCCCACCACAGACCCCTGTTTCTCAGGAGCATGACGCTTCCTTCATCCGAGTCATCGTTCTTGAGTCCCACTGTCAGCAATTCTCACATCTCCATGGGCAAGCGGTTCTCATTCGCAGGCTGGCACCAGGGAGGAAGAGTGAGCTTCTCTGGGCTGTACCTTCAACAACCCATCCAGGAGGTGTATGTGGAGAACACCTACAGAATGGGGCCAGAACCAGGATGCCGTTTCAATGCCAGCAGGACCCAGCAGATCTTACAGGCCACTTTGGATAGTTATTTGGAAGGTGTGTGTTACAGTCCTGATAGTTGTAGCCAGCTGTGTCAGATGTTAGCAGATCTAGTTCTCAGTAAACTAAAAGATGTCAATCCGCCACGATATAAAGTCGTGTGCCAGGTGGTGGTCGGGCAGAGTGGTAAACAAGGTATAAGGGTGTCCAGCCGTAGCCTGATGAACCCCAACACTGACAACTACACATCTGCTGTTTTCCATAATCACTCACTGTTTGCTGTGGCTTTAGTTCACGGCCTGTACTTTGAATGA
- the LOC109078943 gene encoding dynein light chain Tctex-type 5-B-like isoform X2, which produces MANQPLPLSQETLAQFNRSMSTEPGASGPPRRRLGSISTRRSSKDQSKDQPHHRPLFLRSMTLPSSESSFLSPTVSNSHISMGKRFSFAGWHQGGRVSFSGLYLQQPIQEVYVENTYRMGPEPGCRFNASRTQQILQATLDSYLEGVCYSPDSCSQLCQMLADLVLSKLKDVNPPRYKVVCQVVVGQSGKQGIRVSSRSLMNPNTDNYTSAVFHNHSLFAVALVHGLYFE; this is translated from the coding sequence ATGGCCAATCAGCCTCTACCACTGTCTCAGGAGACTTTAGCTCAGTTCAATCGCTCCATGTCCACAGAACCAGGTGCCTCGGGGCCTCCAAGGCGACGTCTGGGCTCTATCTCCACTCGCCGAAGCTCCAAAGACCAATCCAAGGACCAGCCCCACCACAGACCCCTGTTTCTCAGGAGCATGACGCTTCCTTCATCCGAGTCATCGTTCTTGAGTCCCACTGTCAGCAATTCTCACATCTCCATGGGCAAGCGGTTCTCATTCGCAGGCTGGCACCAGGGAGGAAGAGTGAGCTTCTCTGGGCTGTACCTTCAACAACCCATCCAGGAGGTGTATGTGGAGAACACCTACAGAATGGGGCCAGAACCAGGATGCCGTTTCAATGCCAGCAGGACCCAGCAGATCTTACAGGCCACTTTGGATAGTTATTTGGAAGGTGTGTGTTACAGTCCTGATAGTTGTAGCCAGCTGTGTCAGATGTTAGCAGATCTAGTTCTCAGTAAACTAAAAGATGTCAATCCGCCACGATATAAAGTCGTGTGCCAGGTGGTGGTCGGGCAGAGTGGTAAACAAGGTATAAGGGTGTCCAGCCGTAGCCTGATGAACCCCAACACTGACAACTACACATCTGCTGTTTTCCATAATCACTCACTGTTTGCTGTGGCTTTAGTTCACGGCCTGTACTTTGAATGA